One Microvirga thermotolerans DNA window includes the following coding sequences:
- a CDS encoding serine/threonine-protein kinase, with the protein MPEHTYRVQPGEVLLNKFEVIRPLGHGHFGEVHHVINRPVGRPAALKIIEVTDPTTHRAVVEAQAQNLCSHDHVVKIHGADVIDGFVLIEMEFIEGGSLGDRLMQGFVPLIDGVQAVKEVLFALEHAHTRGIVHRDVKPANIMLAQNKAKLSDFGTIIQPQTGIRVTDLFYQFHAAPEAVNSGEFSPLGDVFAAGLTLLRVANNMPGWGTVIDDAGAWETDLRNGTMARRIGFKPYLPRVLKSILRKACEPDPTRRYASAAAFREALERLGFARRWVRVSDNEWTCESIGRVESVRYVNGRRPTVEFFSGSRRQLELCGTFGTEREAREHMDRIIAETTIGRAAPARRHRTNRSGTQGARGNVARAGDLP; encoded by the coding sequence ATGCCTGAGCATACTTACCGCGTGCAACCCGGCGAGGTTCTCCTCAACAAGTTCGAGGTAATACGCCCGCTTGGCCATGGCCATTTCGGCGAGGTCCACCACGTCATCAATCGGCCCGTGGGCCGCCCTGCGGCTCTCAAGATCATCGAGGTCACCGATCCGACCACGCACCGCGCCGTGGTCGAGGCGCAGGCACAAAACCTCTGCTCCCACGACCACGTCGTGAAAATTCACGGCGCGGACGTAATCGACGGCTTCGTCCTCATCGAGATGGAGTTCATTGAGGGTGGTTCGCTCGGCGACCGGCTGATGCAGGGATTCGTCCCCCTGATCGATGGCGTGCAAGCGGTGAAGGAGGTGCTCTTCGCCCTGGAGCACGCCCACACGCGAGGGATCGTGCATCGAGACGTGAAGCCCGCGAACATCATGCTCGCGCAGAACAAGGCGAAGCTCTCCGACTTTGGCACCATCATCCAACCCCAGACGGGGATCAGGGTGACCGATCTTTTCTACCAGTTTCATGCTGCGCCCGAGGCGGTCAACTCGGGCGAGTTTTCTCCGCTGGGTGATGTCTTCGCCGCAGGCCTGACCTTGCTGCGGGTGGCCAACAACATGCCGGGTTGGGGAACCGTGATCGATGATGCCGGGGCTTGGGAGACGGATCTTCGCAACGGGACGATGGCAAGGCGAATTGGGTTCAAGCCCTACCTGCCGAGGGTGCTCAAGTCGATCCTGAGGAAGGCCTGTGAACCGGATCCAACGCGGCGCTATGCCAGTGCGGCGGCCTTCCGCGAGGCCCTCGAACGCTTGGGCTTCGCCCGCCGCTGGGTGCGCGTGTCCGATAATGAATGGACCTGTGAGAGCATAGGCCGGGTCGAATCCGTCCGCTATGTCAATGGACGTCGCCCCACCGTCGAGTTTTTCAGCGGCTCCCGCAGGCAGCTGGAACTTTGTGGTACTTTCGGAACGGAACGTGAGGCGCGCGAGCACATGGACCGGATCATCGCCGAAACCACCATTGGGCGCGCTGCCCCTGCCCGCCGACATCGGACAAACCGCAGCGGAACACAAGGAGCCAGGGGCAACGTCGCTAGGGCCGGCGATCTACCATAG